One genomic segment of Mycolicibacterium psychrotolerans includes these proteins:
- a CDS encoding secondary thiamine-phosphate synthase enzyme YjbQ, which translates to MDSQVLDVDTARRRIVDLTGDVRQFCASRGDGLCNVFVPHATAGLAIIETGAGSDSDLIDTLERLLPRDDRYRHAHGSPGHGADHVLPGLVAPSVTVPVGSGEPLLGTWQSIVLVDLNRDNTRRNVRLSFVSG; encoded by the coding sequence ATGGACAGCCAAGTACTCGACGTCGACACCGCCCGGCGGCGGATCGTCGACCTGACCGGCGACGTTCGCCAGTTCTGCGCGTCGCGGGGAGACGGACTGTGCAACGTGTTCGTCCCTCATGCCACCGCGGGGCTGGCGATCATCGAGACCGGCGCGGGATCCGACAGCGACCTGATCGACACCCTGGAGCGGCTGTTGCCCCGCGACGACCGCTACCGGCACGCGCACGGATCGCCGGGGCACGGCGCCGACCACGTGCTGCCGGGTCTGGTGGCGCCTTCGGTCACCGTGCCGGTCGGGTCCGGGGAACCCCTTCTCGGTACCTGGCAGAGCATCGTCCTGGTGGACCTGAACAGGGACAACACGCGGCGAAACGTCCGACTGAGCTTCGTGTCGGGCTGA
- a CDS encoding GlsB/YeaQ/YmgE family stress response membrane protein, giving the protein MTITGIITAILIGIVVGVLGRLVLPGKQPIGMLLTILVGIVSAFIGTAIARAIGIPTATNGIDWMELLVQVVVAALGVALVASLMGRRRGRTGLTGGRRSGILR; this is encoded by the coding sequence ATGACCATCACAGGCATCATCACCGCAATTCTCATCGGCATCGTGGTCGGCGTTCTGGGCCGCCTCGTGCTGCCCGGTAAGCAGCCCATCGGGATGCTGCTCACCATTCTGGTGGGCATCGTGTCGGCCTTCATCGGCACCGCGATCGCCCGCGCGATCGGTATTCCGACCGCCACAAACGGGATCGACTGGATGGAACTGCTCGTCCAGGTCGTTGTAGCTGCGCTCGGCGTGGCTCTGGTGGCATCGCTCATGGGCCGGCGGCGTGGCCGCACCGGTCTGACGGGCGGCCGCCGATCCGGAATTCTGCGCTGA